One region of Niallia sp. Man26 genomic DNA includes:
- a CDS encoding alpha/beta hydrolase has product MKKFFRYFFSFLVFISSIGVYCTNRLMYMKKKEDEFIFNREKAAGRLKPEVLESLKKREVTIPSPYGYMLKAVVAEPFLEKRYIIIAHGVTESKTNSIKYMNLFLERGFNVVIYDHRRHGESGGKTTSFGHYEKFDLKAVVDWLKADKGKDILLGIHGESMGAATMILYAGMVEDGADFYIADCPFSDFGEQLNHLVKAEMKVPGKLFLPIADVFLRARERYSIRQVSPIAVIDKIAKPMLFIHSEKDSFILPHMTQELFEKKQGPKKLFLALNGFHAQSYNENKEEYEKVIDDFLQEYVIQ; this is encoded by the coding sequence GTGAAAAAATTTTTTCGCTATTTTTTTTCATTCTTAGTTTTTATCTCATCCATCGGTGTATATTGTACGAACCGATTGATGTATATGAAGAAAAAAGAAGACGAATTTATTTTTAACAGGGAAAAAGCAGCTGGAAGACTTAAGCCAGAAGTTCTGGAATCCCTAAAAAAACGGGAAGTAACCATCCCTTCCCCATATGGATACATGCTGAAAGCAGTTGTAGCAGAGCCTTTCCTTGAAAAGCGGTATATTATTATTGCCCACGGGGTGACGGAAAGCAAAACGAACTCCATTAAATATATGAACTTGTTTCTTGAGAGAGGATTTAATGTTGTCATTTATGATCATCGTCGTCACGGGGAGTCTGGCGGAAAAACAACTAGCTTTGGTCATTACGAAAAATTCGATTTAAAAGCTGTTGTTGATTGGTTAAAGGCAGACAAAGGCAAAGACATACTTTTAGGTATTCACGGGGAATCGATGGGAGCTGCCACGATGATTCTATATGCCGGGATGGTCGAAGACGGTGCTGATTTTTATATTGCTGATTGCCCTTTTTCCGATTTTGGCGAACAGCTTAATCATCTTGTCAAAGCTGAAATGAAGGTGCCTGGAAAACTGTTTCTGCCAATTGCTGATGTTTTTCTGCGGGCAAGAGAACGATATTCTATCCGCCAAGTGTCTCCCATTGCAGTTATTGATAAAATCGCGAAGCCGATGCTGTTTATCCATAGTGAAAAAGACTCCTTTATTTTGCCGCATATGACACAGGAGCTTTTTGAAAAGAAACAAGGACCTAAAAAGCTTTTTTTAGCATTAAATGGTTTTCATGCCCAAAGCTATAATGAAAATAAAGAAGAATATGAAAAAGTAATTGATGATTTTTTGCAGGAATATGTCATTCAGTGA